In the genome of Streptomyces fagopyri, the window GGTTCCCCGAATCCCGCGCTTCTACACGGCTTCGCCCAGGGCCGGTTGTCCGACGTCGGGCGGGCCGCGCCGAGCCGCCGACGCGCACACCGCGGCATCCCGGACGCGGACACCGTACAGCGATCCGCACCCTGTTCACTCCCCGCGCATCCACTGCTCCATCACGGAGAGCAGGTGATCGGGATCGACCGGCTTGGTGACGTAGTCGGAAGCCCCGGACTCGATGGCCTTCTCCCGGTCGCCCTTCATCGCCTTCGCCGTGAGCGCGATGATCGGCAGCCCGGCGAACTGCGGCATCCGGCGAATCGCCGTGGTCGTCGCGTAGCCGTCCATCTCGGGCATCATGATGTCCATCAGGACGACCGTCACATCGTCGTGCTGCTCCAGGACCTCGATGCCCTCGCGGCCGTTCTCGGCGTAGAGCACCGAGAGACCGTGCTGCTCCAGGACGCTGGTGAGCGCGAACACGTTGCGGATGTCGTCGTCGACGATCAGCACCTTCTCGCCCTCGAACCGGATGCCTCCGCGCGACTGCGACGCCGTCTCCTGCTGCGCCGCGACCGGCCACTGCTCCTGGGCGGGCCCGCCGGCCCCGTTCGGCTGCGCCGTCAGCCCGGGACGCGACTCGGCCACCGGCAGCGCCCTGCGGCGCCTCCTGAAGAGCGCCGCGGGCCCGTTCTGGGCCTCCTGGTACGACTTCACCTCGGCCGGCGTCTCGATGCCCGCCCCGGACAACTCCGCCTCGGACGCGAGGAGTTCCCCCGCCCCCAGGGTGGGCGCCAGCTGCCCGTAGCCCTGCGGGGGCAGTTCGCTCGGGTGCAGCGGCAGGTAGAGCGTGAACGTCGAACCGCGTCCCGGCTCGCTCTGCGCGTGGATCTCACCGCCCAGCAGACGCGCGATCTCCCGCGAGATGGACAGCCCCAGACCCGTACCGCCGTACTTCCTGCTCGTCGTGCCGTCCGCCTGCTTGAAGGCCTCGAAGATCACCCGCATCTTGCTGGCGGCGATCCCGATACCCGTGTCGGTCACGGAGAACGCGATCAGATCGGCGTCGGCGTCCCGCAGCGAACCCGCTTCCAGCAGCTGCTCCCGGATGGCCACCGGCACATCGGCGCCGGCGGGCCGGATCACCAATTCGACCGCTCCGGAGTCGGTGAACTTCACCGCGTTGGACAGCAGGTTGCGCAGCACCTGGAGGAGCCGCTGTTCGTCGGTGTGCAGCGTGGCGGGCAGTTCCGGCGACACACGGACCGAGAAGTCGAGGCCCTTCTCCGCGGTCAGCGGACGGAACGTCGCCTCCACGTAGTCGACGAGCTGCACCAGCGCGATACGTGTCGGCGACACGTCCATCTTCCCGGCCTCGACCTTCGACAGGTCCAGGATGTCGTTGATCAGCTGGAGCAGGTCGGAACCCGCGCCGTGGATCGTCTCGGCGAACTCGACCTGCTTCGGGGTGAGGTTCGACTCCGCGTTGTCGGCGAGCAACTTGGCCAGGATCAGCAGGGAGTTGAGCGGCGTCCGCAGCTCGTGCGACATGTTCGCGAGGAACTCGCTCTTGTACCGCATGGAGACCGCGAGCTGTTCGGCGCGTTCCTCCAGGACCTGCCGTGCCTCCTCGATCTCCGTGTTCTTGACCTCGATGTCGCGGTTCTGCTGGGCCAACAGCTCGGCCTTCTCCTCCAGTTCCGCGTTGGAGTCCTGAAGGGCCTTCTGCCGGTTCTCCAGTTCCGCCGACCGCTCCCGCAGCTGCTCGGTCAGCTCCTGCGACTGCTTGAGCAGCACCTCCGTCTTGGTGTTGACGGAGATGGTGTTGACGCTCGTCGCGATCATCTCGGCGATCTGGTTCAGGAAGTCCTTCTGGATCTGCGTGAACGGCGTGAAGGAGGCCAGCTCGATGACACCGAGCACGGTCCCCTCGAAGAGCACCGGGAGCACGATGACCTGCGCCGGAGGCGCCTCACCGAGCCCGGAGGAGATCTTCAGATAGCCGCTCGGCGCGTTCTCCACCAGGATCGTTCGCTTCTCCTGGGCGGCCGTCCCGATCAGCGCCTCACCGGGCCGGAACGACGTCGGCATCGAGCCCATCGAATAGCCGTACGACCCGAGCATGCGCAGCTCGTACGCCTCCTCGTCCTCGGCGCTCGCGTCCCTCCCGTCGACCAGCGGCATCGACAGGAAGAACGCGCCGTGCTGCGCGGAGACCACCGGCGTCAGCTCGCTCATGATCAGCGAGGCGACGTCGTCGAGGTCCCGGCGCCCCTGCATGAGCGCCGAGATACGCGCCAGGTTGCCCTTGAGCCAGTCCTGTTCCTTGTTGGCGATGGTGGTGTCGCGCAGATTGGCGATCATCTTGTTGATGTAGTCCTGGAGTTCCTGGATCTCGCCCGAGGCGTCCACGTCGATCTTCAGGTTCAGGTCGCCGCGGGTCACCGCGGTCGCCACGCGCGCGATGGCGCGCACCTGCCGGGTCAGGTTCCCGGCCATCTCGTTCACCGACTCGGTGAGGTCGCGCCACGTCCCGTCGACGTCCCGGACCCGCGCCTGACCGCCCAACTGCCCTTCCGTGCCCACCTCCCGGGCGACCCGGGTGACCTCCTCCGCGAAGGACGACAGCTGGTCGACCATCGTGTTGATGGTGGTCTTGAGCTCCAGGATCTCGCCGCGCGCGTCGATGTCGATCTTCTTGGTCAGATCGCCCTTGGCGATGGCGGTCGTGACCATCGCGATGTTGCGCACCTGACCGGTCAGGTTGGACGCCATCCCGTTCACCGACTCGGTGAGGTCCTTCCACGTACCGGCGACTCCCGGAACGTGCGCCTGACCACCGAGGATGCCGTCCGTACCCACCTCACGGGCCACCTTGGTGACCTGCTCGGCGAACGAACTCAGCGTCTTCACCATGGTGTTGAAGGTGTCGGCGAGCTGCGCGACCTCACCGCTCGCCTTGATCGTCACCGTCCGGGTCAGGTCGCCGTTGGCGACGGCCGCCGCCACCTGCGAGATGTTCCGCACCTGCATGGTCAGGTTGTAGGCCATCAGGTTGACGTTGTCGCTCAGGTCCTTCCAGATGCCCGTGACCCCGGGCACCCGCGCCTGACCGCCCAACTGGCCCTCGGTGCCCACCTCGCGGGCCACCCGGGTCACCTGCTCGGCGAACGACGACAGCTGGTCGACCATCGTGTTGACAGTGGTGACCAGTTCGAGGATCTCGCCCTTGGCGTCGACGGTGATCTTCTTGGACAGGTCACCCATGGCGACGGCCGTGGTCACTTCGGCGATGTTGCGCACCTGGATGGTCAGGTTGTTCGCCATGAAGTTCACGGACTGCGTGAGGTCCTTCCAGGTGCCGGAGACTCCCTGCACCTCGGCCTGTCCGCCGAGCCGGCCCTCCGTACCCACCTCACGGGCCACCCGCGTCACCTGCTCGGCGAAGTTCGAGAGCTGGTCCACCATCGTGTTGAGGGTGTTCTTCAGCTCCAGGATCTCGCCGCGCGCGTCCACGTCGATCTTCTGCGACAGGTCACCCCGCGCCACCGCCGTCGCGACCTGCGCGATGTTGCGGACCTGTGCGGTCAGGTTGCCCGCCATGCCGTTCACGGAGTCCGTCAGGTCGCGCCACACGCCCGCGACACCCGGCACCTGGGCCTGCCCGCCGAGCCGGCCCTCCGTACCCACCTCACGGGCCACCCGCGTCACCTGGTCCGCGAAGGCGGAGAGCTGGTCGACCATCGTGTTGATGGTGTTCTTCAGCTCCAGGATCTCGCCGCGCGCGTCCACGTCGATCTTCTGCGACAGGTCACCCCGCGCCACCGCCGTGGTGACCTGGGCGATCTGCCGCACCTGCGAGGTGAGGTTCCCCGCCATGAAGTTGACGGAGTCGGTCAGTTCCTTCCACGTACCGGACACGCCGTCCACCCGGGCCTGACCGCCGAGCCGGCCCTCGGTACCCACGTCCCGGGCCATCCGCGTCACCTGATCGGCGAAGGACGACAGCTGGTCCACCATCGTGTTGACGGTGTTCTTCAGCTCCAGCATCTCGCCCGCGACCTCGACACTGACCTTCTGCGACAGGTCACCGCTGGCGACCGCCGTCGTCACCTGCGCGATGTTGCGGACCTGACCGGTCAGGTTCCTGAACGCCGTGTTGACCGAGTCCGTCAGGTCCTTCCACGTGCCCGCCGCGCCCGGCACCTGCGCCTGACCGCCCAGTTCACCCTCGACACCGATCTCCCGCGCCACGCGCGTGACCTCGTCACCGAAGGACGACAGCTGGTCCACCATCGTGTTGACGGTGTTCTTCAGCTCCAGCATCTCGCCCGCGACCTCGACACTGACCTTCTGCGACAGGTCGCCGTTGGCCACGGCCGTGGTCACCGCGGCGATGTCCCGCACCTGGGTCGTGAGGTTCCGGAAGACCGTGTTGACGGAGTCCGTCAGGTCCTTCCACGTACCCGCCGCGCCCGGCACGTTCGCCTGACCGCCGAGCCGTCCCTCGCCGCCGACCTCGTTGGCCACGCGTGTGACCTCGTCCGCGAACGTCCGCAGCGTCTCGGTCATCTGGTTGATCGTCTCGGCGAGCTGCGCGACCTCGCCGCGTGCGGAGACGGTCACCTTCTGCGACAGGTCACCGTTCGCGACGGCCGTCGTCACCTGCGCGATCCCGCGCACCTGGGCCGTGAGGTTGCCGGCCATGAGGTTCACCGAATCGGTGAGGTCCTTCCACACGCCGGCCACACCGGGCACCTGCGCCTGACCGCCGAGTTCGCCCTCCGTGCCCACCTCGCGCGCGACCCTCGTCACCTCGGAGGAGAACGACGAGAGCTGGTCCACCATCGTGTTGACGGTGTTCTTCAGTTCGAGCATCTCACCGGCCACGTGAACCGTGACCTTCCGGGACAAGTCACCCTTGGCGACCGCCGTCGTCACGAGAGCGATGTCACGCACCTGAGCCGTCAGCCGGTACGCCATCGTGTTGACCGAATCCGTGAGGTCCTTCCACGAACCGGACATACCGCGCACCCGG includes:
- a CDS encoding HAMP domain-containing protein encodes the protein MESGAATRGTKTRAKDGQSLNNQRAPRNGTTEVDSAALNRLLAALVSMRDGNFRKRLTVSGDGVMSEIAAVFNEVADRNLHLTGELSRVRRMVGREGKLTERLETGACEGSWAAAIDASNALVDDLVRPVSEVGRVLSAVAEGDLSPRMELRAQAADGNGHPLRGEFLKVGRTVNNLVDQLSTFTDEVTRVASEVGTEGKLGGQARVRGMSGSWKDLTDSVNTMAYRLTAQVRDIALVTTAVAKGDLSRKVTVHVAGEMLELKNTVNTMVDQLSSFSSEVTRVAREVGTEGELGGQAQVPGVAGVWKDLTDSVNLMAGNLTAQVRGIAQVTTAVANGDLSQKVTVSARGEVAQLAETINQMTETLRTFADEVTRVANEVGGEGRLGGQANVPGAAGTWKDLTDSVNTVFRNLTTQVRDIAAVTTAVANGDLSQKVSVEVAGEMLELKNTVNTMVDQLSSFGDEVTRVAREIGVEGELGGQAQVPGAAGTWKDLTDSVNTAFRNLTGQVRNIAQVTTAVASGDLSQKVSVEVAGEMLELKNTVNTMVDQLSSFADQVTRMARDVGTEGRLGGQARVDGVSGTWKELTDSVNFMAGNLTSQVRQIAQVTTAVARGDLSQKIDVDARGEILELKNTINTMVDQLSAFADQVTRVAREVGTEGRLGGQAQVPGVAGVWRDLTDSVNGMAGNLTAQVRNIAQVATAVARGDLSQKIDVDARGEILELKNTLNTMVDQLSNFAEQVTRVAREVGTEGRLGGQAEVQGVSGTWKDLTQSVNFMANNLTIQVRNIAEVTTAVAMGDLSKKITVDAKGEILELVTTVNTMVDQLSSFAEQVTRVAREVGTEGQLGGQARVPGVTGIWKDLSDNVNLMAYNLTMQVRNISQVAAAVANGDLTRTVTIKASGEVAQLADTFNTMVKTLSSFAEQVTKVAREVGTDGILGGQAHVPGVAGTWKDLTESVNGMASNLTGQVRNIAMVTTAIAKGDLTKKIDIDARGEILELKTTINTMVDQLSSFAEEVTRVAREVGTEGQLGGQARVRDVDGTWRDLTESVNEMAGNLTRQVRAIARVATAVTRGDLNLKIDVDASGEIQELQDYINKMIANLRDTTIANKEQDWLKGNLARISALMQGRRDLDDVASLIMSELTPVVSAQHGAFFLSMPLVDGRDASAEDEEAYELRMLGSYGYSMGSMPTSFRPGEALIGTAAQEKRTILVENAPSGYLKISSGLGEAPPAQVIVLPVLFEGTVLGVIELASFTPFTQIQKDFLNQIAEMIATSVNTISVNTKTEVLLKQSQELTEQLRERSAELENRQKALQDSNAELEEKAELLAQQNRDIEVKNTEIEEARQVLEERAEQLAVSMRYKSEFLANMSHELRTPLNSLLILAKLLADNAESNLTPKQVEFAETIHGAGSDLLQLINDILDLSKVEAGKMDVSPTRIALVQLVDYVEATFRPLTAEKGLDFSVRVSPELPATLHTDEQRLLQVLRNLLSNAVKFTDSGAVELVIRPAGADVPVAIREQLLEAGSLRDADADLIAFSVTDTGIGIAASKMRVIFEAFKQADGTTSRKYGGTGLGLSISREIARLLGGEIHAQSEPGRGSTFTLYLPLHPSELPPQGYGQLAPTLGAGELLASEAELSGAGIETPAEVKSYQEAQNGPAALFRRRRRALPVAESRPGLTAQPNGAGGPAQEQWPVAAQQETASQSRGGIRFEGEKVLIVDDDIRNVFALTSVLEQHGLSVLYAENGREGIEVLEQHDDVTVVLMDIMMPEMDGYATTTAIRRMPQFAGLPIIALTAKAMKGDREKAIESGASDYVTKPVDPDHLLSVMEQWMRGE